In the genome of Nocardioides sp. NBC_00368, the window GCGTCGGTCTGCACGCCGAGGAGGCCGGTGAGCAGGAAGCCGGTGTGGGCGACGGCGGAGTAGCCGAGCATCCGCTTCACATCGGTCTGCACGATCGCGAAGGAGGCACCCAGCAGCATCGTGAGCACCGCGACGACACCGATGGCCGGGCGCCAGATCTCACCCTCGGCCCCGAAGGCGACGTAGAAGAGCCGGAGCATCGCGGCGAACGCGGCGATCTTGGTAGCCGCGCTCATCCACGCCGTCACCGGTGTCGGAGCGCCCTGGTAGACGTCGGGGGTCCAGGAGTGGAAGGGCACCGCGCCGGTCTTGAAGAGCAGACCGACCGCCATCAGGCCGATGCCGAGGAGCAGCAGCGGGCTGGAGCCGTCCTCGGCCGCCGCCTCACCGATCTCTGCCAGCGACATCGAGCCGGCGAAGCCGTAGACCAGCGCGAGACCGTAGAGGAAGATGCCGGACGAGAAGGCGCCGAGCAGGAAGTACTTCAGCGCCGCTTCCTGGGAGAGCAGCCGGCGACGCCGCGCCAGCCCGGTCAGCAGGTAGAGCGGGAGCGAGAGCACCTCGAGGGCGACGAAGAGCATCAGCAGATCGCCGGAGATGCAGAAGAGCATCATCCCGCCGACCGCGAACATCATCAGCGGGTAGACCTCGGTGTGCTCCAGGCCCCGCTGGGAGGCGGTGCGCTCGGCCGAGGTGCCCGGCAGAGCCGCGGCCTGGCCGGCGAAGGCGCTCACTCCGTTGTCGAGGCGGCGCTCGGCGAAGAGCGCGACGCCGCCGAGCGAGACCAGCAGCACCAGGCCCTGGGAGAAGACCCCGGGACCGTCGATGACGAGGGCACCCTCCCCCGTCGAAGCACCAAGCGCCGTTCCGGCGCCGACGGCGACCGTCCCCGCGAGTGCGGCGACCAGGCCGGCCAGCGCCAGCGACACCTGGGCGTTGAACCGTGCGGCGCGCGGCGCGAAGGCCTCCACGACGACACCGGCGCAGGCGACGCCGAGCACCAGCAGGACGGGCCAGAGGGTGGCGTACGAAATTCCGGGGGACTCGAACATCGCGTCACTCACCTGCCTGGATGACATCAACAAGAGGAGCCACGACCGGCTGGGCCGCCGAGATCAGCGGTCCAGGGACGAAGCCGAAGAAGAAGAGCGCGACCAGCAGCGGCACGAGTACGCCGACCTCCCGCCGGTCGAGGTCGCGGACCGGTCTCCGGGAGAGCTGGGCGGGCCCGGTGAAGATCCGCTGGTAGGCCCACAGCACGTAGATCGCGGCAAGCACGATCGCGGTGACCGCGATGACGCCGACCAGCCAGTGGTAGTCGAACGCGCTGATCAGGACCATGATCTCGGAGACGAACTGGGACAGCCCGGGAAGGCCGGCGGTGGCCAGTCCGGCGATCAGGAACGTGCCGGCGAGCACCGGGGTGGCCTTCTCCAGCCCCTGCATCGAGGAGATCGAGGCGGTGCCCTTGCGAGCGATCAGGAATCCGGCGATCAGGAACATCGCCGCGGTCGCGACCCCGTGGTTGACCATGTAGAGGATCGCGCCGACCAGGCCCTCGCGGGTCGCCGCGAAGATGCCGAGCGTGATCAGCCCGAAGTGGCTCAGCGAGGTCAGACCGATCAGGCGGAGCAGGTCGTCCTGCCCGATCGCGAGCACCGCGCCGTAGACGATCGAGATCAGCGCCAGCACGATGACGACGGGCGTCGCCCAGGCGGAGGCCTCCGGCACCAGACCCAGGCAGAGCCGGATCATGCCGAAGGTGCCGATCTTGTCGAGGACGCACACCAGGAGCACCGAGGTCGGCGTCGTGGCCTGCTCGGTCGTGTCGGCCAGCCAGGTGTGCACCGGGAACAGCGGCGCCTTGACCGCGAACGCGATGAACATCGCCACGAAGATCCAGCGCTCGGCGGTGGTGCCGATGTCGAGCCGGGCCAGGTCGCTGATCAGGTAGGACGGCGCACCGGCCTCCGAGGAGACCACGAAGAACCCGATCAGCGCACCGAGCAGCACGAGTCCGCCGCCGAGCTGGAACATCAGGAACTTGAGCGCGGCCTTGGCCCGGTTGGGCCCGCCGTGCTGGCCGATCATGAAGTACGCCGGGATCAGCGTCGCCTCGAAGGCGATGTAGAAGACGAACAGATCGGCGGCCAGGAAGGTGAGCAGCGCGAAGGCCTCCAGGGCCAGCGCCCAGGCGTACCACCGCTTGTCGTGGTCCTTGACCGCCGCCACCATCACCAGCGGGACCAGGACGACGGTCAGCAGCACCATCAGCTTGCCGAAGCCGTCCATCTCGAGCGCCCAGTGGACGCCGAGCGGCTCCATCCAGACGACGTCGGTGTCGGGGGCCGTGAACATCGTGACGAGACCGGCGATCAGGGTGGCGATCGCGAAGCCGAAGGCCCACAGCTTGGGCCGGGCCGGCATCACCGCGGTGACCAGCGCGCCCACGAACGGGATGAGGACGAGAGTTGTCAGCATCAGTTGACCACCAGGATCGCGAGGGTCACCAGCACAGTGCCACCGAGGACGGAGAGGGCATAGGAGCGTACGTAGCCGGTCTGTGCCTTGCGGAGCTCACCGGCGATCGCTGCCAGGGCGATCGGGCCACCGCTCATCAGGCCGTCGACGGCGTACTTGTCGGTCGCCAGGGCGCCGCGGGTGATCGCCATCCCGGGCGGCACCACGACGTCCTCGATGTGCGGGACGTGCAGGTAGGGAGTCGGCTCGGTCGTGGCCGGGCGGCGCCCGAAGACGAACCCGGCGGCCGCGACGCCGATCGCGACCACGAGCACCGCGAGGACGGAGGTCGCCCAGACCGGGAGCGGACCGTGGTGCTCGGCGTGGCCGATGGCCACGACCGGCTCGAGCCAGTGCTCGATCCAACCGCCGAGCGCGAACACACCGCCGAGGACCGACAGCGCGGCGAGGACGACGAGCGGCCCGGTCATGATCCGCGGCGACTCGTGCGGATGTACGCCCTCGGGCCACCGCTTGCGGCCGAAGAAGGCGAGCATCATCAGGCGGGTCATGTAGAACGCGGTCACGCCGGCGGCCAGCAGGGCGATGATGCCGACCAGCCAGCTCTCGGCGAAGGCGACCTCGAGGATCTTGTCCTTCGACCAGAAGCCGGCGAAGCCGGGGAAGCCGATGATCGCCAGGTAGCCCATCGCGAAGGTCAGGAACGTAACAGGCAGCGCCCGGCTGAGGGCGCCGTAGTGCTTGAGGTTCACGTCGTCGTTCATGCCGTGCATCAGGGAGCCTGCGCCGAGGAACATGTTGGCCTTGAAGAAGCCGTGGGTGAGCAGGTGGAAGATCGCGAACGCGTAGCCCGGCCCACCCAGGCCGGCGGCCAGCATCATGTAGCCGATCTGGCTCATCGTCGAACCGGCCAGGACCTTCTTGATGTCGTCCTTCACGCAGGAGATCGCGGCACCCCAGATGATCGTCACCAGGGCGACGACCACGACGGCGGTCGAGGCGGCCTCGGCGGCGTCGAAGATCGCGCTGCTGCGGACGATCAGGTAGACGCCCGCGGTCACCATGGTCGCCGCGTGGATCAGCGCCGAGACGGGCGTCGGGCCCTCCATCGCGTCGAGCAGCCAGCCCTGCAGCGGCACCTGGGCGGACTTTCCGCAGGCGCCGACCAGCAGCAGGATGCCGAGCCAGTTGAGGGTCGTGGTGGTCGTGTCGCTGATGTCGATCGCGGAGAAGGACGTCGACCCGAAGGTGACGAAGGACAGCGCGATCGCCAGCGAGAGACCCATGTCGCCGACCCTGTTCATCACGAACGCCTTCTTCGCGGCGGCGGCCGCGGACGGCTTGTGCTGCCAGAAGCCGATCAGCAGGTAGGACGCCAGACCGACGCCCTCCCAGCCGAGGAAGAGGCCGACGTAGTTCTCCGCCAGGACCAGCATCAGCATCGCGGCGAGGAACAGGTTGAGGTAGCCGAAGAACCGGGTGCGCCGCTCGTCGTGGGCCATGTAGCCGACCGAGTAGACGTGGATCAGCGTGCCGACCCCGGTGATGAGCAGCAGGAACAGGCTGGAGAGCTGGTCGTAGAGCAGGTCGAAGCCCACCGACAGATCACCGGTGTCGAACCAGGTGTAGAGGTGCTGGACGACCTGCCTGCTCTCCTCGTCGCGACCGAACGCGGCGATGAAGAGGACGAGCGACAGCACGAAGGACGCACCGGCGAGCACGACCGCGAGCCAGTGCCCGATCCGGTCGAAGAGCGCCGGAGCCAGCGGCCGGCCGATCAGGATCAGAGCAGCGCCGGCCAGGGGCAGCGCGATGACCAGCCAGATCAGCGAGAAGACGCCGCTGGCCTCAACAGGATTCACCACTTGAGCATCCTTGGCTCGTCGACCGAAGCCGTGTTTCTGGTGCGGAAGATGGTCATGATGATGGCCAGCCCGACGACCACCTCAGCGGCCGCGACGACCATCACGAAGAACGCCGTCACCTGCCCGTCGAGGTTGCCGTGCATCCGGCTGAACGCCACCAGGGCCAGGTTGGCGGCGTTGAGCATGAGCTCGACGCACATGAAGACGACGATCGCGTTTCGCCTGGTCAGCACTCCGATCGTGCCGATCGTGAAGAGGATGGCGGACAAGATGACGTACGCCGTGGTGTTGTCTGTCATTCGCCCTGCCCCTCGTCACTCGTGCCGTTCGCCCCACCCGCGAGGATCGCCGGGACCGACTTCGTGCTCTGCGACCCGTCCGGCAGCAGCGCCGGGGTGTCGTTGCTGTTGTGGCGCGCGAAGGTGCCCGGTGGGGGCAGCGGGCCGAGGTGCTTGCCGCTCTTCGCGTAGTCGGCGACCCGCTGGCGGGCCAGGTCGCTCTGGCTCTGCTTCGGGTCGATCCGCTCGCGGTGGGCCAGCACCATCGCCCCGATCGCGGCGGTGATCAGCAGCGCGCTGGTCGCTTCGAAGGCGATCACGTAGCGAGAGAAGAGGAGGTCCGCGAGGCGCTGTACGTTGCCACCCGCGTTGGCGCTGGACAGACCGCGCATGGTGGCGATGCTCGCCTGGCCGACGCCCGCGATCAGCGTCGCGCCCAGCCCGACCCCGAGGATGACCGCGAGCACCTTCTGCCCCGCGATCGTCTCCTTGAGCCGGTCGGAGGTGTCGACGCCGACCAGCATGATCACGAACAGGAACAGCATCAGGATCGCGCCGGTGTAGACCACGATCTGCACGGCGAACAGGAACGGCGCCTCCAGCGTCGCGTAGATCATCGCGAGCCCGACCATGACGACCGCCAGCGACAGCGCGGCGTGCACGGGCTTGCGCGCGAAGAGCAGGCCCAGCGCCGCGATCACCGTGACCGAGGCGAGGATGACGAAGCTCACTGGACTCGCTCCTTAGGCTCCGGTGCGTAGTAGGAGGTGTCGTCGTTGCCGAGGAACATCGGGTGGGGAGGCGCCTCCATTCCGTCCTCGAGCGGTGCGAGCAGGTCCTGCTTCTCGTAGATCAGGCTCTCGCGCGAGGTGTCGGCGAGCTCGTACTCGTTGGTCATCGTCAGCGCCCGCGTCGGGCAGGCCTCGATGCACAGCCCGCACAGGATGCAGCGCAGGTAGTTGATCTGGTAGACGCGGCCGTAGCGCTCACCCGGCGAGTAGCGCTCCTCCTCGGTGTTCTCCGCACCCTCGACGTAGATGGCGTCGGCCGGACAGGCCCACGCGCACAGCTCGCAGCCGACGCACTTCTCCAGGCCGTCGGGGTGCCGGTTGAGCTGGTGGCGGCCGTGGAAACGCTCCTCGGTCGGCTCCTTCTGCTGCGGGTACTGCTCGGTGACCGGCTTCTTGAACTGCGTCCCGAACGTCACCGCGAACCCGCTCACCGGGTCCCAGAAGCGCTCCTTGAACGTGCGGTCGTCGTTGCTCACTTTGCCTCCTCAGGAGAGGGAAGAATGCGGTGTGCTGAGCCTGTCGAAGTGCGTACGCCGTTGGCACCCGACGGAGGTCCGAATACCAGCGGCTGGGCGGCACCTCGCACGGCGCCGCCCTGCGGCAGCGCGGGCGTCGGGAAGCCGCCGGTCGGAGTGCTGACCTGGGCCTCCTTCTCCGGAAGCCGGTTGAGGAAGCCGAGCACCACGACCACCGTGATGGCCAGACCGAAGCCGAAGAGGATCCAGTTGGGACTGAAGCCGCCCTCGATGGCGGCCATCTTGATGACCGCGACGACGACGATCCAGGCGAGGCTCGCCGGCAGCAGGACCTTCCAGCCGAGCGACATGAACTGGTCGTAGCGCAGTCGCGGCAGGGTGCCGCGCAGCCAGATGAAGATCCAGATGAAGAAGAACATCTTCAGGAAGAACCACAGCACCGGCCAGTAGCCCTCGTTGGCGCCGGCCCAGATGGTGCCGAGGCCGAGCGGGGCTCGCCAGCCGCCGAGGAACAGCGTCGTGGCGAGCGCGCTGACGGTGGCCATGTTGATGTATTCGGCCAGGAAGAAGAGCGCGAACTTCAGGCTGGAGTATTCGGTGTGGAAACCACCGACGAGCTCGCCCTCCGCCTCGGGGAGGTCGAACGGCGCGCGGTTCGTCTCGCCGACCATCGAGATGCAGTAGATCAGGAAGGACGGCAGCAGCAGCGCGCCGAACCACCAGTCCTGCTGCGCCGCGACGATCTGGCTCGTGGACAGACTGCCGGCCATCAGGAAGACGGTGACGAGCGCCAGGCCCATGCTCACCTCGTACGAGATCATCTGAGCGCTGCTGCGCAGGCCTCCCAGCAGCGAGTAGGTCGAGCCCGAGGCCCACCCACCGAGGACGATCCCGTAGATGCCGATGCTGGCGATCGCCATCACGAACAGCACCGCGACCGGCATGTCGGTCAGCTGCAGCGGCGTCTGGACACCGAAGAGGTTGACCTCCGGGCCGAACGGGATCACCGAGAACGTCACGAACGCCGGCACCGTGGCCAGGATCGGCGCGGTGATGAAGACGATCTTGTCGGCCTTCTCCGGGGTCAGGTCCTCCTTGAGCGCCAGCTTCACGCCGTCGGCGAGGGACTGCAACAGACCGAACGGTCCGTGCCGGTTCGGGCCGATGCGGTGCTGCATCCGGGCCACGACCTTGCGCTCCCACCAGATGTTGAACAGCGTCAGCACGACGCAGACCACGAAGACCAGCAGCACCTTGATCGCGATGATCCACCAGGGGTCCTGGCCGAACTGCTCCAGCCCGTTCACTGCTGTGCCCCCTCAACTGTCACGGTCGAACCCGGCGAGGCGAGGTCGGCCCAGACACCGCGCCCGAAGCTGTTCGTCGGCACCCACACGGTGCCGTCCGCCATCTCGGCCGGCAGCGCCGGAAGCGTCCAGCTCCCCCGGTCACCGGTGACCGTCACAACGTCACCGAGCTCCGCGTGGAGCGCCGCCGGGAGGCGTACGAAAGCGGGGCGGGCGGTCGCCGCCAGCGCCTTGTCACCGCTCTGCAGCGTCCCGTTGTCGAGCATCAGATGCCAGGTCGCCAGCCGGAGCCCCGCCGAATCGGTAGTTGTGGCGGCCGAGTCGGTAGTTGTGGGCGACGAGACGACAGTTTCGTCCGCCACTTCTGCGGACTCGGCGCCCAATTGTGCGAACTCGGCGGTGATGTGGGCGAGGACCTCGGCGTCGGAGTAGGCCGCGGGCTTGTCGAAGACCTTCTCGAACGGGCGGCGGCGGCCTTCCCAGGTGACGAACGTGCCGGCCTTCTCCGAGGCGGTGGCAACAGGGAGTACGACGTCGGCACGCTCGGTCACGGCGGTGACCCGCTGCTCGAGGCTGACCACGAAGCCGGCCTGGTCCAGGGCCGCCAGGAAGGCGGCCGGGTCGGCGGTGTCGTCGGGGTCCACGCCGGCGACCACGAGGGCATCGAGGCCGGCTCGGACCATGGCGTCGGCGTCGAGACCGCCCTCGCCCGGGAGCAGGTCGGCCTCGACCGCGCCCCGGTCGCCGGCGCGACGCGGCACCCAGGCGAGCCTGGCGCCGGTGCGGTCGGCGAGATCGGCCGCGGCGGAGTAGCCGCCGGGGCTGGTGGCCAGCCGTTCGCCGACCAGGATCACCGAAGCCTCGGTGACCCCGCTGACCTGCGACAACACGTCCTTCTCGGCGCCGGGAGCGGTCAGGACGACCTCGGCTCCCAGCTTGCGGGAGCCCTCCGATGCGTACGCGCTCAGGGCGGTGATCCGCAGGCCCTTTCGGTTGGCCTTGCGCAGCCGCAGGAAGAGTGTGCCGGCCTCGTCCTCGGGCTCGAGCCCGACCAGGACGACATGGTCGGCGGCGTCGAGATCCGCGTAGGTGACGCTCGTGCCCGCCACCCGCGAGCGGAGGAAACCTGTCTCCTCCTCCGACAGCGGCCGGGCACGGAAGTCGATGTGAGGCGTGCGGAGCGTGTCGCGGGCGAAGGCCGCGTAGGCCTTCGCGTCCTCCAGCGTCAGCCGGCCGCCGGGCAGCACACCCACCGAGCCGGCACCGGCCAGACCCTGGGCGGCGACGGCGACAGCCTCCAGCCAGGACGCCGGCCGGAGCTCGCCGTCCTCGCGCACCATCGGCGAGGTGAGCCGGTCACGGACGGCGTAGCGGAAGCCGAAGCGGTCCTTGTCGGAGATCCACTCTTCGTTGACCTCGGGGTCGTTGCCGGCGAGGCGGCGCATGACCTTGCCCCGACGGTGGTCGATGCGGATCGCGGCGCCACAGGCGTCGTGCTCGGCGACGCCCGGGGTCGAGACGAGGTCGAAGGGGCGGGCCCGGAACCGGTAGTCGTCGCTGGTCAGCGCACCGACCGGGCAGATCTGGATGACGTTGCCGGAGAAGTAGGACGAGAACGGCTTGTCGTCGGCGATGCCGATCTGCTGCTGCGCACCACGCTGGATCAGCGCGATCCCCGGGTCGCCCGGGATCTCGGCGGCGAAGCGGGTACAGCGCTGGCAGACGATGCACCGCTCACGGTCGAGCAAGACGTTGGGCGAGAGGTTGATGGGCTTGGGGAACGTACGCTTCGTCCCCTCGAACCGGGTCTCCCCCTGCCCGTGGGACATCGCCTGGTTCTGCAGCGGGCACTCGCCGCCCTTGTCGCACACCGGACAGTCCAGCGGGTGGTTGACCAGGAGGAACTCCATGATCCCGTGCTGCGCCTTCACGGCCGTGGAGTTCTGCGTCTCCACCACCATGCCCTCGGCGACCGGGATCGTGCACGAGGCCTGCGGCTTCGGGAAACCCCGGCCGTTGCCGGCGTCGGGGATGTCCACCAGGCACTGCCGGCAGGCACCGACGGGAGCCAGCAGCGGGTGGTCGCAGAACCGCGGGATCTCGATCCCGGCCTCCTCGGCGGCCCGGATCACGAGAGTCCCTTCGGGCACGGTCACATCGGTGCCGTCGATCTTCAGCGTCACGTCAGTCATGGTCGACTGCCTCCTCGCGGGTGGTCTCGACAAGCTCGACCACCGGATCCGCCCATGCAGTCGACGCGGCCGGGTCGAACGGGCAGCCGCCCTGCTCGAGGTGGGCCAGGTATTCGTCTCGGAAGTACTTGATCGAGGAGGTGATCGGGCTCGTCGCACCGTCACCCAGCGCACAGAACGAGCGGCCGAGGATGTTGTCGCACTGGTCGAGCAGCAGGTCGAGGTCTTCGGGTTTGCCGTCGCCCTTCTCCAGCCGCTCCAGCACCTGCACCAGCCACCAGGTGCCCTCGCGGCACGGGGTGCACTTGCCGCACGACTCGTGCTTGTAGAACTCCGTCCACCGCAGCACCGCACGGACCACGCAGACGGAGTCGTCGAAGATCTGCAGCGCGCGGGTGCCGAGCATCGAGCCCGCCGCCGCGACGCCTTCGAAGTCCAGCGTCACGTCCAGGTGCTCCTGGGTGAACAGCGGTGTCGAGGAGCCACCGGGGGTCCAGAACTTCAGCTCGTGCCCCTCGCGTACGCCACCGGCCAGCTCGATCAGCTGGCGCAGCGTGATGCCGAGCGGAGCCTCGTACTGACCGGGCTTCTTGACGTGACCGGAGAGCGAGAAGATGCCGACGCCGGCCGACTTCTCGGTGCCCATTCCCGCGAACCAGGAGGCGCCGTTCTTCACGATCGCCGGCACCGAGGCGATCGACTCCGCGTTGTTGATCACGGTCGGGCTCGCGTAGAGACCGGCGACGGCCGGAAACGGCGGACGCAGCCTCGGCTGCCCGCGACGTCCCTCGAGCGAGTCGAGCAGCGCGGTCTCCTCGCCACAGATGTAGGCCCCGGCGCCCGCGTGCACGACCAGCTCGAGGTCGTACCCGGAGCCGTGGATGTTCTTGCCGAGGTGGCCGGCCGCGTAGGCCTCACGGACCGCGGCCTGCAGCCGCCGGATCACGTGCAGCACCTCGCCGCGTACGTAGATGAAGGCACGCTCCGCACGGATGGCGTAGGAGGAGATGATCACGCCCTCGACCAGGGTGTGGGGCGAGGCCATCATGAGCGGGATGTCCTTGCAGGTGCCCGGCTCGGACTCGTCGGCGTTGACCACCAGGTAGCGCGGCTTGGGGTTCTCGGGGTCGGGCGGCGGCAGGAAGCCCCACTTCACCCCCGTCGGGAAGCCGGCGCCGCCGCGGCCGCGGAGACCGGAGTCCTTGACCGCGGTCTGTACGTCCACGGGAGCCATCCCGAGCGCGATGTCGAGCGCCTCGTAGCCGCCGGTGGCGGTGTAGGCGGGCAGCGTCCAGGCCCGCTCGTCGCCCCAGTTGGCGGTCAGGACCGGGGTCAGCGTGTCAGTCATCGGACGCCTCCTCGGCGATCGTCTCCGACTCGGCGCGACGGGTGTCGGCCACCTCGACGGCTTCGGGCAGCTTCTCCGGGATATCGGCCGAGCCGCGTGCGTCGCCCGGGGCCGCCCAGCCGCGCTCACGCGCCAGCTCCAGCCCGACCCGCGACGCCGACCCGGCGGCCGGGCCCTCGTCGACGAGGCCGTCCTCGAAGCCGGCCAGGACCCGCTCGGCCTCGCGCCAGCTCGTGATCCGCGCACCGCGGGAGGCCACGACCTCACGGCCCTCACGCAGGTCGTCGACCAGCTGCGAGGCCGACTCCGGCGTCTGGTTGTCGAAGAACTCCCAGTTGACCATCACCACCGGCGCGTAGTCGCAGGCAGCGTTGCACTCGATGTGCTCGAGCGTGATCGCACCGTCGGCGGTGGTCTCGTCGTTGCCCACCTCGAGCTTCTCGCGCAGGCAGGCGAAGATCTCGTCGCCACCCATGACCGCGCACAGCGTGTTGGTGCAGACGCCGACGTGGTGGGTGCCGACAGGGTGGCGCTTGTACATCGTGTAGAAGGTCGCAACCCCGCTCACCTCGGCCGGGGTGAGCCCGAGGACCTCGGCGCAGGCCTGGATCCCTTCGGGCGTGACCCGACCCTCGACCGACTGCACCAGATGGAGCATGGGCAGCAGGCCCGAGCGGGCCTGCGGGTAGCGAGCCGCGATCTCGCGCAGCTCGTCGTAGGTCTCAGCAGCAAGCGTCATCGGTCGACGCCTCCCATCACCGGGTCGATGGACGCGATCGCCACGATCACGTCGGCCACCATGCCGCCCTCGGACATCACGCTGGTGGCTTGGAGGTTGGTGAACGACGGGTCCCGGAAGTGGACCCGGAAAGGCTTGGTGCCGCCGTCGCTGACCACGTGGGCGCCGAGCTCTCCACGCGGCGACTCGATCGCGGCGTACGCCTGGCCTGCCGGCACCCGGAAGCCCTCGGTCACCAGCTTGAAGTGGTGGATCAGCGCCTCCATCGACTCGCCCATGATGTGGCGGATGTGGTCGAGGGAGTTGCCCTGGCCGTCGGGGCCGACGGAGAGCTGCGAGGGCCAGGCGATCTTCTTGTCGGCGACCATCACGGGGGCGCCGTCGAGGTCCTCGAGCCTCTTGAGCGCCTGC includes:
- the nuoF gene encoding NADH-quinone oxidoreductase subunit NuoF, with the protein product MTDTLTPVLTANWGDERAWTLPAYTATGGYEALDIALGMAPVDVQTAVKDSGLRGRGGAGFPTGVKWGFLPPPDPENPKPRYLVVNADESEPGTCKDIPLMMASPHTLVEGVIISSYAIRAERAFIYVRGEVLHVIRRLQAAVREAYAAGHLGKNIHGSGYDLELVVHAGAGAYICGEETALLDSLEGRRGQPRLRPPFPAVAGLYASPTVINNAESIASVPAIVKNGASWFAGMGTEKSAGVGIFSLSGHVKKPGQYEAPLGITLRQLIELAGGVREGHELKFWTPGGSSTPLFTQEHLDVTLDFEGVAAAGSMLGTRALQIFDDSVCVVRAVLRWTEFYKHESCGKCTPCREGTWWLVQVLERLEKGDGKPEDLDLLLDQCDNILGRSFCALGDGATSPITSSIKYFRDEYLAHLEQGGCPFDPAASTAWADPVVELVETTREEAVDHD
- the nuoE gene encoding NADH-quinone oxidoreductase subunit NuoE codes for the protein MTLAAETYDELREIAARYPQARSGLLPMLHLVQSVEGRVTPEGIQACAEVLGLTPAEVSGVATFYTMYKRHPVGTHHVGVCTNTLCAVMGGDEIFACLREKLEVGNDETTADGAITLEHIECNAACDYAPVVMVNWEFFDNQTPESASQLVDDLREGREVVASRGARITSWREAERVLAGFEDGLVDEGPAAGSASRVGLELARERGWAAPGDARGSADIPEKLPEAVEVADTRRAESETIAEEASDD